A genomic window from Motilibacter aurantiacus includes:
- a CDS encoding ACT domain-containing protein gives MSDQESSFTERRWVFLADSADQPGALTSITGVFSTRGVNFDSVATSTSTPGIGTVVGLFRASERRCQQLARTLRRLEAVQRVTLRPAEDPSVRAAAVVRMPESGTFTPSAATATTWTGDGSAERPLLVQGSLRAVERVVEEARRSGGTATLTVLAL, from the coding sequence ATGAGCGATCAGGAATCGTCGTTCACCGAACGGCGCTGGGTGTTCCTCGCCGACAGTGCGGACCAGCCCGGCGCCCTGACGAGCATCACCGGGGTCTTCTCGACCCGGGGCGTGAACTTCGACAGCGTCGCCACGAGCACCAGCACGCCGGGGATCGGCACGGTGGTCGGCCTCTTCCGGGCCTCGGAGCGGCGCTGCCAGCAGCTGGCCCGCACGCTTCGGCGGCTGGAGGCGGTCCAGCGCGTCACGCTCCGCCCGGCCGAGGACCCGTCGGTCCGCGCGGCGGCGGTCGTGCGCATGCCCGAGTCCGGGACGTTCACCCCCTCGGCCGCCACCGCCACCACGTGGACAGGTGACGGCAGCGCGGAGCGCCCCCTGCTCGTGCAGGGCTCGCTGCGGGCCGTCGAGCGGGTCGTCGAGGAGGCGCGGCGCTCCGGCGGCACCGCGACGCTCACGGTCCTGGCGCTCTGA
- a CDS encoding ABC transporter ATP-binding protein: protein MMNSRYAVEARELVVRRGGRAVLPGVSCRIERGSVTGLLGPSGCGKSTLLRAVVGVQVVASGSVEVLGLPAGSKELRSRVGYVTQAPSVYADLTVREDLRYFAAVLGAPPGDVDRVLAEVGLRDHASTVVSRLSGGQRARVSLAAALLGTPELLVLDEPTVGLDPVLRRDLWQLFAELAARGVTLVVSSHVMDEAERCQRLLLMREGRFLADASPDELREHTGAADVEAAFLALVDRQEVLA from the coding sequence ATGATGAATTCGAGGTACGCGGTGGAGGCCCGCGAGCTCGTCGTCCGTCGTGGTGGGCGGGCGGTGCTCCCGGGCGTGTCCTGCCGGATCGAGCGCGGCTCGGTCACGGGCCTGCTCGGGCCCAGCGGCTGCGGGAAGTCGACGCTGCTGCGGGCGGTGGTCGGCGTGCAGGTGGTGGCGTCCGGCTCGGTCGAGGTGCTCGGGCTGCCGGCCGGCTCCAAGGAGCTGCGCTCCCGCGTCGGCTACGTGACGCAGGCGCCCAGCGTCTATGCCGACCTCACCGTCCGGGAGGACCTGCGCTACTTCGCGGCGGTCCTCGGCGCCCCGCCCGGGGACGTGGACCGGGTGCTCGCCGAGGTCGGGCTGCGCGACCACGCCTCGACCGTCGTCTCGCGGCTGTCCGGCGGCCAGCGCGCCCGGGTCTCCCTCGCGGCGGCGTTGCTGGGGACGCCCGAGCTGCTGGTCCTGGACGAGCCGACTGTCGGGCTGGACCCCGTCCTGCGCCGCGATCTCTGGCAGCTGTTCGCCGAGCTCGCCGCGCGGGGCGTGACGCTCGTCGTGTCGAGCCACGTCATGGACGAGGCGGAGCGGTGCCAGCGGCTGCTGCTGATGAGGGAAGGCAGGTTCCTGGCCGATGCGTCACCCGATGAGCTGCGCGAGCACACCGGCGCGGCCGATGTGGAGGCGGCGTTCCTCGCGCTCGTGGACCGGCAGGAGGTGCTGGCATGA
- a CDS encoding AraC family transcriptional regulator yields the protein MLDPLAAVVARHAGAFWSDTLVPRLTVVRVDEPPGTLDMVYEPMVCFVASGSKRTTAGERSWVATAGQMFLSSHDLPVAAQFEGVPYRSAVLRLDVDVLAGLLLELGDTATAEAPAEAVCVAPMAPELVEAVTRWVRLLDAPTDVPALAGRFEAEVLYRLLTSPLGPALRQSVVAGSAVARVRAATGWLRSNYSRPVRVEELAAVAHMSVATLHRRFRAATGMSPLEFQRRLRLQEARRLLVAGGSTAAAVAGAVGYSSATQFSREYRRAYGLPPAADAARLREQLLRAG from the coding sequence GTGCTGGACCCGCTCGCTGCCGTGGTCGCCCGTCATGCGGGCGCCTTCTGGTCCGACACCCTCGTGCCGCGGCTGACCGTGGTCCGCGTCGACGAGCCGCCCGGCACGCTGGACATGGTCTACGAGCCGATGGTCTGCTTCGTGGCGTCGGGCTCCAAGCGCACGACGGCGGGAGAGCGCAGTTGGGTCGCCACGGCCGGGCAGATGTTCCTCAGCTCCCACGACCTGCCGGTGGCGGCGCAGTTCGAGGGCGTGCCCTACCGCTCCGCGGTGCTGCGGCTCGACGTCGACGTGCTGGCCGGCCTGCTGCTCGAGCTCGGGGACACGGCCACCGCCGAGGCGCCCGCCGAAGCCGTCTGCGTCGCGCCGATGGCGCCGGAGCTGGTCGAGGCCGTCACCCGCTGGGTACGCCTCCTCGACGCCCCGACGGACGTCCCCGCCCTGGCCGGGCGGTTCGAGGCCGAGGTGCTCTACCGGCTGCTGACCAGCCCGCTCGGGCCGGCCCTGCGCCAGTCCGTCGTCGCGGGCTCCGCCGTGGCGCGGGTGCGCGCGGCGACCGGCTGGCTGCGGTCGAACTACTCCCGGCCGGTGCGGGTGGAGGAGCTGGCGGCCGTCGCCCACATGAGCGTGGCGACGCTGCACCGCCGCTTCCGGGCGGCGACCGGCATGAGCCCGCTGGAGTTCCAGAGACGCCTGCGGCTGCAGGAAGCCCGCCGGCTGCTCGTGGCGGGCGGGTCGACCGCGGCGGCGGTGGCGGGCGCCGTCGGCTACAGCAGCGCCACGCAGTTCAGCCGCGAGTACCGGCGGGCGTACGGCCTGCCGCCCGCCGCCGACGCGGCCCGGCTGCGCGAGCAGCTGCTTCGGGCGGGCTGA
- a CDS encoding aldo/keto reductase, whose amino-acid sequence MTKNPHTLAHRTLGTEGLEVGAIGLGTMGLTMAYGAPADEAAAIATIHRAYESGVTLFDTAELYGMGTGSNEQLVGRAVRGFRDEVVLATKFGFDLTDPEQVGVALDSRPEHIREVAHASLRHLGTDVLDVLYQHRVDPDVPIEDVAGTVGELVAEGKVRFFGLSEAGPDVIRRAHAEHPVSVVQTEYSVFERAVEADVLPALRELGIGFVPYSPLGRGFLTSDVKPAAEYAEDDMRRWDDRWQPGNYEANLEAVRRLIGLAASKGVAVTQLALAWLLAQGDDVVPIPGTRSPHRVEENVAAAAVELTPADLAEIASTLPHGAAGSRYPAAMMPSWETAAR is encoded by the coding sequence ATGACGAAGAACCCGCACACGCTTGCGCATCGCACGCTCGGCACCGAGGGGCTCGAGGTCGGTGCGATCGGCCTCGGCACGATGGGCCTGACCATGGCGTACGGCGCGCCTGCAGACGAGGCGGCGGCGATCGCCACCATCCACCGGGCGTACGAGTCCGGTGTGACCCTCTTCGACACGGCCGAGCTCTACGGCATGGGCACCGGCAGCAACGAGCAGCTCGTCGGCCGCGCGGTCCGTGGCTTCCGTGACGAGGTCGTGCTGGCCACGAAGTTCGGCTTCGACCTCACCGACCCCGAGCAGGTCGGGGTCGCGCTCGACAGCCGGCCGGAGCACATCCGCGAGGTCGCCCACGCGAGCCTGCGCCACCTGGGCACGGACGTCCTCGACGTGCTCTACCAGCACCGGGTCGACCCGGACGTGCCGATCGAGGACGTGGCAGGGACCGTCGGCGAGCTCGTCGCCGAGGGCAAGGTGCGCTTCTTCGGCCTGAGCGAGGCGGGGCCCGACGTCATCCGGCGCGCCCACGCCGAGCACCCGGTGTCGGTGGTGCAGACGGAGTACTCGGTCTTCGAGCGCGCGGTCGAGGCCGACGTGCTGCCCGCGCTGCGCGAGCTGGGCATCGGCTTCGTGCCCTACTCGCCGCTCGGCCGGGGCTTCCTCACCAGCGACGTGAAGCCCGCCGCGGAGTACGCGGAGGACGACATGCGGCGCTGGGACGACCGGTGGCAGCCGGGCAACTACGAGGCCAACCTCGAGGCGGTACGCCGGCTGATCGGGCTGGCGGCGTCGAAGGGCGTCGCGGTCACGCAGTTGGCGCTGGCCTGGCTGCTCGCGCAGGGCGACGACGTCGTGCCCATCCCCGGCACGCGGAGCCCGCACCGGGTCGAGGAGAACGTCGCCGCCGCCGCCGTCGAGCTCACCCCGGCCGACCTGGCCGAGATCGCTTCCACGCTGCCGCACGGGGCGGCCGGCTCGCGCTACCCGGCCGCCATGATGCCGAGCTGGGAGACGGCCGCGCGCTGA
- a CDS encoding efflux RND transporter periplasmic adaptor subunit, which translates to MPRRVRRAAVVAGPIAALVAAAGAYAATRGDDSPDVRTAEVGRATVGEVVEAPASVVAKATAAVTSPADGTVLRLLVRDGEQVTAGQVLLRVDSPQAEARLAQARRADAEAADAADVDVSSPAGLGEQQRQADEAAERGFAQARAAAEEIPDPTARARALAAVATAEGQYAAASDAAADAVRRVDDGLGGLARALSSLAGAQRVQTRAAVEVAEQTVDALVVRAPIGGTVTLAAAGGGGGPGGGDLGGALGSLPADLQDQASALLGGSAGGTGDGGAAGAGAITEGAPVSAGTPLLTVTDASTVSLVADVDETDILLVRRGVRAAVELDAVEGARYRAVVSSVETAPATSTGGGVTYRVRLRLVDGKLADGSEAPQPRPGMSAVADLAVRTVRDAVAVPVAAVFRDGDQDTVWVVRTGRAEKRRVTLGAQGEDVVQVTKGLKGGETVVVRGADRVRAGQGIG; encoded by the coding sequence GTGCCTCGTCGCGTACGCCGGGCCGCCGTCGTCGCCGGCCCGATCGCAGCCCTCGTGGCGGCGGCGGGGGCCTACGCCGCGACGCGTGGGGACGACAGCCCTGACGTGAGGACCGCGGAGGTCGGTCGCGCGACGGTCGGTGAGGTGGTCGAGGCTCCGGCCTCGGTGGTCGCGAAGGCGACTGCGGCCGTGACGAGCCCGGCCGACGGGACCGTGCTGCGGCTGCTGGTCCGCGACGGCGAGCAGGTCACGGCCGGGCAGGTGCTGCTGCGGGTCGACTCCCCCCAGGCCGAGGCACGGCTCGCGCAGGCGCGCCGGGCGGACGCGGAGGCGGCGGACGCGGCCGACGTGGACGTCTCCTCCCCGGCCGGCCTGGGGGAGCAGCAGCGGCAGGCGGACGAGGCGGCCGAGCGCGGGTTCGCACAGGCCCGGGCCGCGGCCGAGGAGATCCCCGACCCCACCGCCCGGGCGCGGGCGCTCGCCGCCGTGGCCACCGCCGAGGGGCAGTACGCCGCCGCCAGCGACGCGGCGGCCGACGCCGTGCGCCGGGTCGACGACGGGCTCGGGGGGCTCGCACGCGCGCTGTCCTCGTTGGCCGGCGCGCAGCGCGTCCAGACCAGGGCCGCGGTGGAGGTGGCCGAGCAGACCGTGGACGCGCTGGTGGTCCGGGCGCCGATCGGCGGCACGGTCACCCTCGCCGCCGCCGGCGGCGGCGGCGGGCCCGGGGGCGGCGACCTGGGCGGGGCGCTGGGCTCGCTGCCCGCCGACCTGCAGGACCAGGCGTCGGCGCTGCTCGGCGGCTCCGCGGGGGGTACGGGCGACGGTGGGGCCGCCGGCGCCGGCGCCATCACCGAGGGCGCACCGGTGTCGGCCGGCACGCCCCTGCTCACCGTCACCGACGCGTCGACGGTGTCGCTCGTGGCCGACGTCGACGAGACCGACATCCTGCTGGTACGCCGCGGGGTGCGGGCGGCGGTCGAGCTCGACGCCGTGGAGGGCGCGCGCTACCGCGCCGTGGTGTCCTCGGTCGAGACGGCTCCGGCGACGTCGACGGGCGGCGGGGTCACGTACCGCGTCCGGCTCCGCCTCGTCGACGGCAAGCTCGCCGACGGGTCGGAGGCGCCGCAGCCGCGCCCGGGCATGAGCGCGGTCGCCGACCTCGCCGTCCGCACCGTCCGGGACGCCGTCGCGGTCCCCGTCGCCGCGGTGTTCCGCGACGGCGACCAGGACACCGTGTGGGTGGTGCGGACCGGGCGGGCCGAGAAGCGCCGGGTCACGCTCGGCGCGCAGGGCGAGGACGTCGTCCAGGTCACGAAGGGGCTCAAGGGTGGGGAGACGGTCGTCGTGCGGGGGGCCGACCGGGTGCGCGCGGGCCAGGGGATCGGATGA
- a CDS encoding ABC transporter permease — translation MSTRPALATAARVLAQLRRDPRTLALLLVVPCVLLALLAWVYDGRPQLFDGIGASLLGIFPFVSMFLVTSVATLRERTSGTLERLLTMPLSKLDLILGYALAFGLVAVVQAGLATALALGVLGLDVAGPWQALLLVAVLDALLGMAIGLLVSAFAASEFQAVQFLPAVVLPQVLLCGLLAPRESMAGVLEAVSGVLPLTYAVDAMQRLTTSGDVTGTLTRDLVVVVACVLAALGLGAATLRRRTR, via the coding sequence ATGAGCACGCGGCCTGCGCTCGCCACCGCCGCGCGGGTCCTGGCCCAGCTGCGCCGCGACCCGCGTACCCTCGCCCTCCTCCTGGTGGTCCCCTGCGTCCTGCTCGCACTGCTGGCATGGGTCTACGACGGCCGGCCGCAGCTCTTCGACGGCATCGGGGCGTCGCTGCTCGGCATCTTCCCGTTCGTGTCGATGTTCCTGGTGACGTCCGTCGCGACGCTGCGGGAGCGGACGTCGGGCACCCTCGAGCGGCTGCTCACGATGCCGCTGTCGAAGCTCGACCTGATCCTGGGCTACGCGCTGGCGTTCGGCCTCGTCGCCGTGGTGCAGGCCGGGCTGGCGACGGCCCTGGCGCTCGGCGTGCTCGGCCTGGACGTCGCCGGCCCATGGCAGGCGCTCCTGCTGGTCGCGGTGCTCGACGCACTGCTCGGCATGGCGATCGGCCTGCTCGTGAGCGCCTTCGCGGCCTCCGAGTTCCAGGCCGTGCAGTTCCTGCCGGCCGTCGTCCTGCCGCAGGTGCTGCTCTGCGGGCTGCTCGCCCCGCGCGAGTCGATGGCCGGCGTGCTGGAGGCGGTGTCTGGCGTGCTGCCGCTGACCTATGCGGTCGACGCGATGCAACGGCTGACGACGTCCGGCGACGTCACCGGCACCCTGACCCGCGACCTGGTCGTGGTCGTGGCCTGCGTGCTCGCCGCGCTCGGGCTCGGAGCGGCGACGCTGCGGCGGCGTACGCGCTGA
- a CDS encoding SigE family RNA polymerase sigma factor produces MEFEEYVAARGQHLLRLAMLLADDAHAAEDLVQTALLDAYRHWRRVRKAGAPDAYVRRILVNAALASRRRRSSTELVVAEVRPVASVPDHAEATVAQDAAWRAIAALPPRSRAVLALRYFEDLDDEAVADALGITRSTVRSTAARALASLRSQVTAPLPGGER; encoded by the coding sequence ATGGAGTTCGAGGAGTACGTCGCGGCGCGCGGTCAGCACCTGCTGCGCCTGGCGATGCTGCTCGCGGACGACGCCCACGCCGCCGAGGACCTGGTGCAGACCGCTCTGCTCGACGCGTACCGGCACTGGCGGCGGGTGCGGAAGGCCGGCGCGCCCGATGCGTACGTCCGCAGGATCCTCGTGAACGCCGCCCTCGCGAGCCGCCGACGCAGGTCGAGCACCGAGCTGGTGGTGGCCGAGGTACGCCCCGTCGCGAGCGTGCCGGACCACGCCGAGGCCACGGTGGCGCAGGACGCCGCCTGGCGGGCGATCGCCGCGCTGCCGCCCCGGTCGCGGGCGGTGCTGGCCCTGCGGTACTTCGAGGACCTGGACGACGAGGCGGTCGCCGACGCGCTCGGCATCACCCGCTCCACGGTCCGCTCCACGGCCGCGCGGGCGCTCGCGTCGCTGCGGTCGCAGGTGACGGCCCCGCTGCCCGGAGGCGAGCGTTGA
- the proC gene encoding pyrroline-5-carboxylate reductase translates to MNARLTGRRIAVLGAGKMGGALIAGLLRSGHTADDLLATTQEPERAEEMRTRHGVEVVSNVEAARAASTVVLAVKPQDMGTLLAEVGPELRPGTLVVSVAAGLPTAWLEGHLPAGTPVVRVMPNTPVLVDEGMSVLSAGAHATPEHLSYVEELLTPVGRVLKVPEYQLDAVTALSGSGPAYFFYMCEAMIEAGLLLGLPRSVAHELVVQTAVGSARMLREAGESPVALREAVTSPAGTTIAAIRELENHRVRAALLTALEAARDRSRELAAGTA, encoded by the coding sequence ATGAACGCGAGGCTGACTGGACGACGTATCGCGGTGCTGGGCGCCGGCAAGATGGGCGGCGCGCTCATCGCGGGGCTGCTGCGCTCGGGTCACACGGCCGACGACCTGCTGGCGACGACGCAGGAGCCCGAGCGGGCCGAGGAGATGCGCACCCGGCACGGCGTCGAGGTGGTGTCGAACGTCGAGGCCGCCCGGGCGGCCTCGACGGTGGTGCTGGCGGTCAAGCCGCAGGACATGGGCACGCTGCTCGCCGAGGTCGGCCCGGAGCTGCGACCCGGGACGCTCGTCGTGTCGGTCGCCGCGGGCCTGCCGACCGCCTGGCTCGAGGGGCACCTGCCCGCCGGCACCCCCGTCGTCCGGGTCATGCCCAACACCCCTGTCCTGGTCGACGAGGGGATGAGCGTGCTCAGCGCCGGCGCGCACGCGACGCCCGAGCACCTGTCCTACGTCGAGGAGCTGCTGACCCCGGTCGGGCGCGTGCTCAAGGTGCCGGAGTACCAGCTCGACGCCGTCACCGCGCTGTCGGGCAGCGGGCCGGCGTACTTCTTCTACATGTGCGAGGCGATGATCGAGGCCGGCCTGCTGCTGGGGCTGCCGCGCTCGGTCGCCCACGAGCTCGTCGTGCAGACCGCCGTCGGCTCGGCGCGCATGCTGCGCGAGGCCGGGGAGAGCCCGGTCGCGCTGCGCGAGGCGGTCACCTCCCCGGCCGGCACCACGATCGCGGCCATCCGCGAGCTGGAGAACCACCGCGTGCGCGCCGCGCTGCTGACCGCGCTCGAGGCGGCCCGGGACCGGAGCCGGGAGCTGGCGGCCGGCACGGCCTGA
- a CDS encoding lactate/malate family dehydrogenase: protein MDVAILGATGDIGRQLCTQLVERQVIPSTSRLQLVGREDGPSARAAHGLRTDLVDAYDEVAPLIDVALRAEDVVADVVVIAAGRTLVPRRNADRNELAAKNVEVFRAYADALARYGSGHEVVIVVSNPVELAVAVFAERLGRHRVIGMGAWLDTLRFRREIALSLGVRRQQVTGFVAGQHGTEIVPLWSTVRVHGMDADERRTRMAALRGPRTMATFPAELSAVKGRLLAEAETDMHAAFRLVDGCPPDVRAAMRPWLTQMSGAKTATATASATVDLVDTVLDGRDIVVAGQVRLDGEHGLSTVVGVPIVLTPSGWSKVILDELPPDEEARLSEAAERIDEGLRPWTTA from the coding sequence GTGGACGTCGCGATCCTCGGCGCGACCGGGGACATCGGCCGGCAGCTCTGCACGCAGCTGGTCGAGCGCCAGGTCATCCCCTCCACGTCCCGCCTGCAGCTCGTGGGCCGGGAGGACGGGCCGAGCGCCCGCGCCGCCCACGGCCTGCGGACCGACCTGGTGGACGCGTACGACGAGGTCGCCCCGCTGATCGACGTGGCGCTGCGCGCCGAGGACGTCGTGGCGGACGTGGTCGTGATCGCCGCCGGGCGCACGCTCGTCCCCAGGCGCAACGCCGACCGCAACGAGCTGGCGGCGAAGAACGTCGAGGTCTTCCGGGCGTACGCCGACGCGCTGGCGAGGTACGGCAGCGGCCACGAGGTCGTCATCGTCGTGTCCAACCCCGTGGAGCTGGCAGTGGCGGTGTTCGCCGAGCGGCTCGGCCGGCACCGGGTGATCGGCATGGGGGCCTGGCTGGACACCCTCCGCTTCCGACGGGAGATCGCCCTGTCGCTGGGCGTACGCCGCCAGCAGGTCACGGGGTTCGTGGCCGGCCAGCACGGGACCGAGATCGTCCCGCTCTGGTCCACCGTCCGGGTGCACGGCATGGACGCGGACGAGCGGCGGACGCGGATGGCGGCGCTGCGCGGGCCGCGGACGATGGCGACGTTCCCGGCGGAGCTCAGCGCCGTGAAGGGCCGGCTGCTCGCGGAGGCCGAGACCGACATGCACGCGGCGTTCCGGCTGGTCGACGGCTGCCCGCCGGACGTCCGGGCCGCCATGCGCCCGTGGCTGACGCAGATGTCCGGTGCGAAGACGGCGACCGCCACGGCGAGCGCGACGGTCGACCTCGTGGACACGGTGCTCGACGGGCGCGACATCGTCGTCGCGGGGCAGGTCCGGCTCGACGGGGAGCACGGGCTCTCGACGGTCGTCGGGGTGCCGATCGTCCTCACGCCGTCCGGCTGGAGCAAGGTGATCCTCGACGAGCTCCCGCCGGACGAGGAGGCACGGCTCAGCGAAGCCGCCGAGCGCATCGACGAGGGGCTGCGCCCGTGGACGACAGCATGA